Proteins from a genomic interval of Acomys russatus chromosome 19, mAcoRus1.1, whole genome shotgun sequence:
- the LOC127203584 gene encoding vomeronasal type-1 receptor 4-like has translation MNLCPLLIEIKMASENVAMGIFLLTQITVGMLGNSSILFHYVILMFTGKRLMPKDLIVEHLTFANYLFIVSKGIPQTLSDYGFKDFLDGLGCKLTMYMYRITRGMSLYAMCLLSCFQAITICSSNSMWMKLKHRAPKYIGPSCSLSWLVHLFLNILTPARVSGPRYNKNVTDRMSYGYCSWSASGNLATALYLLLLCFSDGLFLGLMAYSSISMVSMLYRHKRQVKHIHSAQHLLKVSPENRATKTILVLVCTFVISYTFSSIVVIFTTYFKYPMLWGVSVFTFLEICFPIFCPFVLISNMKFSSNMFLPCFSKR, from the coding sequence ATGAATTTATGTCCTcttttaatagaaattaaaatggcTTCTGAAAATGTAGCAATGGGAATTTTTCTCTTGACCCAGATTACAGTTGGAATGCTTGGCAATTCCTCAATACTATTTCATTACGTCATTTTGATGTTCACTGGGAAGCGTTTAATGCCCAAAGACCTTATCGTAGAGCACTTGACTTTTGCCAACTACTTGTTTATCGTCTCAAAAGGCATTCCGCAGACACTGTCCGATTACGGATTTAAAGATTTCCTGGATGGTTTGGGGTGTAAATTGACAATGTATATGTACCGAATAACAAGAGGAATGTCCCTTTATGCCATGTGCCTACTGAGTTGCTTCCAAGCAATCACAATCTGCTCTAGCAACTCCATGTGGATGAAGCTCAAACACAGAGCCCCCAAGTACATCGGTCCCTCCTGTTCACTCAGCTGGCTCGTGCATCTGTTTTTAAACATCTTGACTCCAGCAAGAGTGTCAGGACCCAGGTACAACAAAAATGTCACTGACAGGATGAGTTATGGGTACTGCTCCTGGTCTGCTTCGGGCAATCTTGCAACTGCACTCTATTTGCTCTTACTGTGTTTCTCTGATGGACTGTTTTTGGGTCTCATGGCCTACTCAAGTATCTCCATGGTGAGTATGCTTTATAGGCATAAAAGACAAGTCAAGCATATTCACAGTGCCCAGCACTTACTAAAAGTATCACCGGAAAACAGAGCCACTAAAACTATCCTCGTCTTGGTGTGCACATTTGTCATCTCTTACACATTCTCTTCCATTGTGGTCATCTTCACGACCTACTTTAAGTACCCGATGCTATGGGGAGTAAGTGTATTTACATTCCTAGAAATATGTTTTCCCATATTTTGTCCCTTTGTTCTCATCAGTAACATGAAGTTTAGTTCCAACATGTTTTTACCCTGCTTTAGTAAGAGATAG